From the genome of Nitratidesulfovibrio sp.:
GATCGGCTGCCCGCCTACGTGGTGCTGCTGGGGCCGGACTATTCCATCCGCTATGAGAACCGGGGTTTCCGCCAGTTGTTCGGCCCCGGCGTGGGCCGTCCCTGCTACGAGGTGATCCGGGGCCAGAACCGCCCCTGCGCACTGTGCCCGCCCTTCGATGTCTTCGATTCGCGCACCTTGTGCGTGTGCGAGTGGGCCTGCCCGGAGCGCCGGTCCGCCTTCCGCATCTATTCCTACCCCTTCGAGGACGTGGACGGTTCGCCCCTGGTGCTCAAGCTGGGCATCGACATCACCTCCGGGGTGCGCGCGCAGGAGGCCCTGTCCATCAGCGAGGAGCGGTACCGGTCCATTACCGACAACCTTACCCTGGGTATCGCCGTGCTGGACAGGGCGCTGGGCATCACCGCGTCCAATCCGCGCCTGCGTGAATGGTTCGGCGAAACGGCGGCGCCCGGCGGGCTGCTGTGCCGCATGCTGACCGAGCACTGCGGCGAGGACAACAGTCGCTGTCCCGGCTGTGCCTGCCTGGCCACCTTCCGCGACGGACGGACCCATGAATGGCGGCTGGAGACCACGGCCCACACCGGCGGGCGCCGGTCGTACCGCCTGACCTCGTGCCCCATCCTGGCGGGCGACGGGGGGGTGGATTCGGTCATCGTCATGCTGGAGGACGAAACCGACCGCCTGCGCGTGGAAGAACGGTTGCAGCGCGCCCGCAAGCTGGAAGCCATGGGCACCCTGGCCACGGGCATCGCGCACGAGATCAACCAGCCCCTGTCGGCCCTGCAATTGTATGCGGGCAGCCTGGAGATGCTGGCCGAAAAGGACCGGGCGCCGGACCGCGAAACCCTGCTGGCCCGCCTTTCGCTGATCCTTGGCGAGGCGACGCGCATCCGCGACATCATCGACCATATGCGGGCACTGGTGGCCCACGGCGATGCGGCCCTTTCGCCCACCCAGGTCGAGGCGGCGGTGGACCGGGCGCTGGGGCTGGTGGGAGCGCAACTGCGCGCCCACCAGGTAACCGTGGAACGCGTGCTGCCCCCGGATCTGCCCACCGTGCGCGCCAACCCCGTGCAACTGGAGCAGGTGGTCATCAACCTGGTGGTCAACGCCATGCACGCGCTGGACGCAAGGGAACCGGCGGACGGGCAGGACCGGCGCATCCGCATCGAGGCCGCGTACCGGCCCGTGCGGCGTGGCGGCGCCGATCCGTCCGATCGAACAGACAGGCCGGACCGAACAGACCGGCCGGATTCCGGTGACGGGCAGGGGGCACACCCGCCGGACGGCGAGGCCCCGGCGGGGCGCGTGCTGCTGACCGTGGCGGACAACGGGCCGGGATTGCAGGGGCTGGAGGACCGGGTATTCGACCCCTTCTTCACCACCAAGGACCCGCACAAGGGGCTGGGCCTTGGCCTCGCCATCGTGCACAGCTTCGTGGAATCTTGGGGCGGGGAGATTTCCGTGTCCGGCGGCGAGCCGCCCATGACCGGTGCCGCGTTCACCCTGGCCCTGCGCCAGGCCACGCCATCGGAACCCCCTGCCGAGAAGTAGGGGTGCCCACAGGGGCGACTCGTGCCCCCGGTCAGCGAAGGGAACCCGGACGATATGCCGGACGATATGCCGGGTGATATGCCGGTTGAAATGTAGGGTGAAATGCCGGACGAAAGGGCGGACGCAACACCGGAAGGACAGCGACAGACCGACTGACAGGGGGGGATGGCCCCCGCGCCACGGCGAACGCGCCGGGGGCGGCATGCCGCACAAGGGATGCCACCCAGACGCCCATCACGATGCCTAAAGGACATCCACATGCGCATACTCATCGTTGACGACAACCTGCCCAGCCTCCAGAGCCTCAGCCTCGTCCTGCACGACCTGGGGTACGAACCGACCCCCTTCGAGGACCCCGTGGCCGCGCTGGCAGAGGCCCGCACCACCTGGTTTCCCCTGATCATCACCGATATCCGCATGCCCGGCATGGACGGCCTGACGCTGCTTTCGCATCTGAAGGAAGACCCCTCCACTGCCGAGGCCGACGTGGTGCTGATCACCGGGCACGGCGACATGGAAACCGCCGTCGAGGCATTGCGGCGCGGAGCCTACGACTACCTGAACAAACCCATCAACGCCCGCGAACTGGCGGCGGTGGTGGAGCGTTGCGCCGAGCACCAGGCGCTGATCATGGAAAACCGCGAACTGCGCGAGCACCTCGACGAGGCCGTGGAGCAGCGGGCCGACGCCCTGCGCCGTGAACTGGAATCGGCCCGCACCCGGCTGCGCCAGGTGGCCGGGATCGGCGAGGTGGTGGCGGCTTCGCCCGCCATGTCGGCGTTGCTGGACGAGACGCGGGTGTTCCATGCCGAGCCGTCCGTGCCCGTGCTCATCGAGGGCGAAACGGGCACCGGCAAGGAAGTGGTGGCCCGGCTCATCCATTACGGGGAATCGGGCAACGATACCCCGTTCATCGCCCTGAACTGCGCGGCCATCCCGCACGAACTGTTCGAGGCGGAACTGTTCGGGCACGAGGCGGGGGCCTATACCGGCAGCCGCGCGGGGGGCGCCCCCGGCAAGCTGGAACTGGCGGGCGGGGGCACCCTGTTTCTGGACGAAGTGGCGGAAATGCCCCTTTCCCTGCAGCCCAAGCTGCTGCGGGTGCTGGAAGAGCGCTGCTTCTACCGCCTGGGCGGGGTGAAGCGCCGTGAATTCAAGGCCAGGGTGGTCTGCGCGGGCAACCGCGATCTTTCGGCCATGGTAGAGGCCGGGCAGTTCCGGCGCGACCTGTATCACCGGCTGCGGGTGGGGCACCTGCGCATTCCGCCCCTGCGCGAACGGCCAGAGGACATCCCCGTGCTGGCCGGGCTGTTCCTGCAACGCGAGGCCGTGCGCAAGAAGAAGCGTTTCACCGCGCTTTCGCCCGACGCCCTGCGCCTGCTGGGCCGTCACCCGTGGACGGGCAACGTGCGCGAACTGGAAAATTCCGTGGAGCGTGCCGTGCTGCTGCACGATGGTCCCGCCCTCACCGCCCGGCACCTGGGCTTTCTGGACGACCACGGCCCGACCGAGGTGCCTTCTCCCGCGCCCGGTGCCAACGCCACCCCCGGGGTATGGCGGCTGGACCCGGACAACCTGACGCTCCCCGAGGCCCCCTTTGACGTGGAAGCGCTGGTGGACGGCCTGGTGCGCAAGGCGGTGGAACGGTTCGGCGGGAACAAGAGCCGGGCGGCGGCGCATTTGGGCATTTCGCGGTTTGCCCTGCACCGACGGCTGGCCAAGTAGCCGGGCCGGTTGTGTTGGGGTGCGGGTATTCCCTACCTGTATGATGGGTGCAGCATGCAAATGTGCGGGATCGCCCTACCGTGCGGAATCGCACGTGCGATTCCGCACGGTAGGGCGCGCCATCATGGTCGCCATATTGGGATTATTTTTTTGAAGCACTCCATAGGGGTGTTTTTATTGAAGAATAATTCCGGCTAGTGGTTGCTCACATTGTGGCACGCGGCTTGCTAAGTAGAGAGGCGACTGCGGGACACAAGCCATACCGGCGGTCCCCCCCGACCCCCGTAGTCGACACTGGCTCTGATGTACCGGACCTCGGCGGATATCCCCCCCCCATCTGCCAAGGTCCCGGAGTGTTACTTCAGATCCCCCCTTTCGGAAGCCTTCTGTACGGACACCCCCCCCGTCCCGCAGAAGGCTTTCGACTTTTGCGCACTCGGGCGGCGTCCATTCCGTCTGGTGTTCCTCCCCGCCTCTTGCATCATGTGCGCGGCGGATGTAGCATCCGGCCCGAATCCTCAGGGCGGGGTGAAAGTCCCCACCGGCGGTATTCCGCGCGGCACGCCGCGCCGGAGAGCCCGCGAGCGCCCGCTCCGTCGTGGAGCGGGGTCAGCAGACCCGGTGAGATGCCGGGGCCGACGGTAACAGTCCGGATGAAAGAGGACGCGGCGCAACGCCAGCCAACCCCGTGGGCCTCCCGCGTGCGGTTATGGCGTGGTGTTGCGCGTGACGGCATGGCCGCCGCTGCGGCGTGCCGGTGCGTGGCCTTCCGGCGGGCGCGACTGCGACGCGTGCCCCGGAGTCCGCCCGGCATGTTGTCTGTGGGCTGTTCCGCCGCGCCGCGTTTCCACACGCCCTGATTCTGGACCTCCAGCCAAGGAGATGCGCCATGAATCAGCCGTCCCCCACTCCCGTTCAGGCCGGAACCACCGGCCCCCCCCTGCATCATGTCACGCCCGTGCCACAGGCCGGGACTGCTCCGCAGCCGTGCCTGGCCCCCCTGGCAACAGTCGAGCAGGCCCTGGATGCCCTGCGCGCGGGACGCGGCATTCTTGTCGTGGATGACGAGGACCGCGAAAACGAAGGTGACATGATCTTTGCCGCGCAAACCCTGACCGAAGCACAAATGGCCCTGCTGATCCGCGAGGGAAGCGGCATCGTCTGCCTGTGCCTTACCGATGCCCATGCCGACGCGCTGGACCTGCCGCCCATGGTGGCGTGCAACACCAGCCGCGCCGGTACGGCCTTCACCGTGACCATCGAGGCGGCGGAGGGCGTCACCACCGGTGTTTCCGCCGCCGACAGGGTGGCCACGGTGAAGGCGGCGGCAGCGCCCGGCGCACGGCCGGAACACCTGCACCGCCCCGGCCATGTCTTTCCGTTGCGGGCCCGCCCCGGCGGCGTGCTGGAACGGCGCGGCCACACCGAGGCCACCGTGGACCTGATGCGCCTTGCGGGCCTTTCGCCGTGCGGGGTGCTGTGCGAACTGACCAACCCCGACGGCACCATGGCCCGACTGCCGGACGTGCGGGCCTTTGGCGCGCGGCAGGACATGCCCGTGCTTACCGTGCAGGCCCTTGCCCGGTGGCGCGCCCTCCACGATGCCGACGGAACGGTCCGTGGCGTGCACGACGGCGGGGCCATCCGCAAGGGGGCAGGCATGGTGTAACGGTACGGCGCGCTCCGGTTCCACGTCCTTCTCCCGCTCCATCGGGCCATGGCGACTGCGATGCCAGCCCCGGCCTGCGGAAAGCGAAGACGATCCGGCTGCCGAAATCCGGTCCGCCCGGCGACTGCGACGCCGGGCGGAAAGGCACGGTGGCGGAAATGGCCGGAGCGCCGCGTGACGGACAGAATGATCCGACGGCGCGGCGGGAACATCCCGTCGCGCCGTCATCGTTGCTGTCGTGCCCGTTTCAGACCCTGCCGCTGCCGGGGGGATCGCCCTTGCGAGCATTGCCGGTACCTCCGGTACCGCCGCCATCGGCCCCATTGGCCCCATTGGTCCCATTGGCCTCGGACACGTCATCGGCGGCGGATGTGCCGCCGTCCACGGCTGCGTGCAGCAGCTCGGGCAGGGTAGGGCCATGCGTTTCGTCTGCTGCCGCATCTTCATCCGCGCCGTTTCCGGCACCGCCCCATGCCGCAGCGGGCGCGTTCTCCGGCGTTTCCGGCGCGCCTGGCGGGGCCGCATCGAACCAGTCGGGCAGGGTGGTGTCGTGGTAGGCGCGCAGAGTGGTGTTGGCCGGACTGGCGGCCATGTCCCCGGCCAGCCGGGCCAGGGTGTCGTTGATGAATTCGAAGGCCGTGGCCACCCGTTCCTCGCCCTCGCCCCGGGTGCGACCGGCCAGGGCCAGCAGCACGTCGGCGATGCGCAGTTCGTCGGGCGGCATGCCCAGCACCCAGGCCGGGGCATCGTCGCACACCCGCACCACCATGCCCTCGCGGGCCAGGCGGTCCAGCACGTCGTCCAGCACATGGTCCGGGGCGTCCAGCAGGGCGGCCATGCGGTGGCCGGGCACCGCGCCCGTGCCGCGCACGAAGGCGCGGGTAAGCAGCAGCATGGCCAGCACGGCCAGCCGGTCGCGTTCAAGGCGGCTTACCCTTCCGGCGCGCAGGTGCTTTTCGAAGGTGGGCGCGTTCTGCACCGCGTGGCATACCTCCACCCCGAACAGCACCACCGCCCACGAAACATACAGCCACATCAGGAACAGCGGCACCTGCGCGAAGCTGCCGTAGATCAGCCCGTAGCTGGCGAAGCGGGCCTGCCAGGCCATGTAGGCGTATTCCGCGCCCTGCCAGGCCATGGCCGCCAGCAATGCCCCGGCCATGGCCGCGCGCGGGCGCACCCTGGTGTTGGGAATGTACGAGTACAGGAACAGCAGCACCACGAAGACCATGAACAGCGGCACCAGCTTGAGCAGCAGCAGATAGGCGGCACCCACCGGGGCCACCTCCAGCAACCTGCCCAGCACCCTGCCGCTGCGCAGGCTGGCGCCCAGGGTAACGGCGGTACCCATCAGCAGGGGGCAGACCAGCATCACCGAAAAGAAATCGGTGAACTTGCGCCACGGGCTGCGTCCCTGCCGCACTTTCCAGATGGCGTTGAACGAGCGCTCGATGTTGGCCATGAGCATGCCCGCCGTCACCAGCAGAAAGGCCGCGCTCACCGCGCCCATGCGGCCCGCGCTGGTGCGCTCCACGTATTCCAGGATGCGCGCCACCGTGTCCGGGTTGCCCGCCGCAAGGCGCAACAGCAGCATCTGGGTGACCTCTGCGTTGTGCACCCCAAGGCCCTTGGTGATGGAGAACACCACGGCCAGAAAGGGCACCATGGACAGCACGAAGGTCATGGTCAGGGCGGATGCGCGCAGCAGGCACTGGTCGTCCACGAAGCCCAGCGCCGCCAGAAAGGCGCGCCGCAACAGCCAGATCAGGCCGCGCCGGGCGGGCGGGCCGGTTTCGGCGCGTTCAAGCCAGACGTCGCTGGTCACGTAGCGGCGCACGCGCCGGGCGCGGTCGCGCAGGGTGGTTCCGTGCATCCGGCCTCCGTGGGATTTGCGGGGCGGGTGGAAAGGCAGTGCGGACGGGGGCGCGGCAGCCCCTTGCCATGGACCGGGTCTGTTCGTACCATGCGTCCCATGCAAGCGTACCAGACCGGGACCGATGCAGGCAATCACATGCCGCTAGCGCAGGGCGTGCGTCACGCACCCCAGGCATCCCAGACCCCCCAATCGCCCCAGGCCCACCAAGCCCTGCAAGCATCAGATACGCCGGGCGGCACGGGCGGGTGGGCTGGCCGTGCCGCCTTGTGGCGCGCGCTGGCGTCCGCCGCGCTGTGCGCCCTGCTGCTTGCGGGGTGTAGCGGTACCCGGCAGGCGGCCGCGCCGGAAAGCGTGGTCACGCCTCCGGCCCCCGGCGAGGTGCGGGTGGAATCCGCGCAGCCCACCCCAGAAGCCCCCCCCGCCTCCGGCAGGCCCGCCCCCTGCTGGAATCCCCTGCTGGGCCGCCTGGCTGCCGACGGCGTGTCCGGCGGGCGCATTGACGCGCTGTTCGTCCAACTGGGCGATGCGGTCTCGCCAGACCCCATGGGCCGCAAGGTCAAGGAACTGTACACCACCAAGTTCCTGCGACCGGAGCCGCAACCCGTGCCGCCCGGCCAGAAGCCCAAACCCGTGCGCCCGCCCATGTACCCCGGCGTGGTCACCGACGAGAACGCGGCCAGGTGCCGCGCCTTCCTGGCGGAAAACGCCCGCTGGTTCTCGCTGGCGGAATCGCGTTACGGCGTGCCGCGCGAGGTGGCCGTATCGCTGCTGTTCGTCGAAACGCGCCTGGGCACGGCCCTGGGCAAGGGCAACGCCTTCCGCAACCTGGCCGCCATGGCCGCCGCAGACACCCCGGACATGGTGTCCGGCTACATCGCCGCGCTGCCCGGTGCGGGCGACAACCTGGACTGGATTTCGCAGCGCATGCGCCAGAAGTCGGACTGGGCCTACCAGGAACTGAAGGCCCTCATCCGCCATGCCGACGCGCTGGGGCAAGACCCGCTGACCATGCCCGGCTCCATCTACGGGGCCGTGGGCATCTGCCAGTTCATGCCTACCAATATCCCGGCCTACGGCGTGGACGGCGACGGTGATGGCCGTGTGGACCTGTTCGCGGTGGGCGATGCGGTGTTCAGCCTGTCCAGTTACCTCAACAGGCACGGCTGGCAACCGGGCATGCGGCGCGACGCGCGGTACAACGTGCTGAAGCGCTACAACAACAGCGCGGCCTACGCCAATACCATCCTGGCCCTGGCGGAAAAGGTGGCGGGCCAGCCCGCGAAGCCCGGCCAGCCCGCGAAGCCCGGCCAGGCTGGCAAGGCCGCGACTGCACAACCCAAGGCACAGGCCACACCCGCACAGCCCGCCAAGGCGTCAGCCACCGCTTCGGTCGTGCAGTAGCCTGCCAGGCGGCGCTGTCCGCCCTCGTTTTCGCCGTTCTTTCCCGGCGCATTGCCGCTGTCCGGCGCCGTGGCGCGGCCAGCGGTCGATCTTGCGTCTTCTCCCGCGCGGTTCCGTTTTCGGTCGCGCGGGTGGCGTTTCCGGCATGCAGCATCACCCGCGTGGAACTTGCGCAGGCCCGGCATTGTCGTTTCCTTCGGTGCACTACACATCCGCCAGCGGCAGAGTAATAATGGTGGGGCGATGTTCCTGGAGGTAGCTTCTGCCATCGCCGCCCCCAAGGAGGCCCGATGTCCGTCGACCCAAGCCCCCAATCTCCGCAATCCGGGCCGTCGCCGTCACCTGCGCCCGTGGCACCCGACGAACCGCCGGGTTCCGCGCCCGCTGTGCCCGCTAGGCTCGATGACACCATGTCCGGCGCCTTTCCTTCCGCCCCCTCCGTTCTCTTTGCACCCCTCACGTCGGTGCGCGGCATGCTGTTCGCCCTTATGCTGCCCCTGGCTGCGTTGGTGCTGCAATGGGTGTTGTGGGACTACATCCGGCCCTATGTGTGGTTTCTGTTCTATCCCGCCGTATTCTTCGCCTCGTGGGCTGGCGGGCTGGCAGGCGGCATTGTCGCCACCTTGTTATCGGCACTGCTGGTGCTGTTCTTCTTCATTCCTCCCATCCTGTCCTTCATGGTGGCGGAACCGGTGGGCGTGGTCTCCGTGGCCATGTTCCTGGGCATGGGGCTGCTGTTCAGCCTGGGGAACCAGCGGCTGCACGACGCCGTCCGCCGGGCCACCCAGGCGCTGGAGCGGCAGCAGGCCGAGCGTGCCGAGGCGGACGAGACCGGCGCGCGGCTGCGCGCGGCCAATGCGGAACTTGCCGCCCGGTGTGCGCGTGCCGATGAGCAGGACGCCCTGAAGACCCGCTTTTTCGCCAACATCAGCCACGAGTTGCGCACCCCGCTCACCCTGCTGCTGGGCCCGCTGGAACAACTGCTGGCCGAAACGGAGGAGGGCGATGCGCGCCGCCACGCGCTGGGCACCATGTTGCGCAACGCGCAGCTGCTGCACCAGCATGTGGACGACATGCTGGACCTTTCGCGGGTGGACGCCGGGGCCATGCAGTTGCGGTATGCAGAGGCGGACCTGTCCGCGCTGACCCGCATCATCTGCGCCTATTTCGACACGTTGGCCGCACAGCGCGGCATGCGCTACGGGGTGCAGGCGCCCCTGCGTCTCGACGCGCAGGTGGATGCGGACAAGTACCGCCGCATCCTGCTCAACCTGCTGTCCAACGCCTTCAAGTTCACGCCGGACGGAGGCAGTGTTTCCGTGACGTTGGAACGTCAGGGTGGCGAGGCGCTGCTTTCGGTGAGCGACGACGGGCCCGGCGTGCCCGCGCACCTGCGCGGTGCGGTGTTCGAACGCTATCGCCAGAGCGGCGAAGGTGCACGGGGGCTGCACGGCGGCAGCGGTCTTGGCCTGGCCATCGTCAAGGAATTCGCAGAATTGCACGGCGGCTTCGCCAGCGCGGAGCAAGGGGCCGAGGGCGGGGCGCTGTTCCTGGTGCAGCTGCCCCTGGCCGCCCCCCCCGGCGTGGAGGTGGCCGCGGCGGAACCCCTTGCCGGACCGGGCAGCCATGCGGACGGCCATGGCTGGCTGGCCTCCGGTCCCTTGCCGCAACAGGCCACGGCACAGGACAGGGACGGCGGGCTGGTGCTGGTGGTGGAAGACAACCGCGACATGATCGCCTACATCGTGGACATCCTGCGGCCGCATCACAAGGTGGCCGTTGCCTTCGACGGCGAAGAGGGGCTGCGCAAGGCGCTGGACCTGCGGCCAGACCTCATCGTGTGCGACGTGATGATGCCCCGCGTGGACGGTCAGCGCATGGTGGAACAGCTGCGCCGCTACCCCGGCATGGCCGACGTGCCGGTGCTGATGCTGACCGCCAAGGCCGACGACGACCTGCGCGTGCACCTGCTGCACGGCGCGGTGCAGGGGTACATCCAGAAGCCCTTCACGGCGGCGGGGCTGCTGGCCAGCGTGCACGCGGAACTGCGCGACAGGGCACGGCACAAGGCAGAACTTGACGAAAGCGAAACGCGCTTTCGCGCCACCTTCGAGCAGGCGGCCATGGGCCTTGCCCTGGTGGCCCCGGACGGAAGCTGGCTGCGCGTCAACGGCAAGCTGTGCGCCATCGTGGGCTACTCGCCAGAGGAACTGGCGGGACTGCGCTTTCAGGACATCACCCACCCCGAACACCTCGACAGCGACCTTATCCAGATGCGCCGGGTACTGGCCGGAACCATCGACAGCTACAGCCTGGAAAAGCGGTACCTGCGCAAGGGCGGCGAACCGGTTTGGGTGAACCTGACCGTGGCCCTGGTGCGCAAGCCGGACGGCACGCCCGACTACTTCATATCCGTGGTGGAGGACATCCAGCAGCGCAAGACCTTTGAACGGCGTCTTGCCGAAAGCGAGGAACGCTTCCGGCAGGTGGTGGAGCACGCCCCGGAAGCCATCTTTCTGCAGAAGGAAGGCAGGTTCGCCTACGCCAACCCGGCGGCGCGAGCGCTGTTCGGGGTCGATGACCCCAAGGAGATCATGGGGAGGGGCGTGCTGGATTTCATCCACCCTGACGACCGCGAGGTGGTGACCCAGCGCATCCGCGCGTTGAACGAGAAACTCCGCGCGGTGGGCCAGGGGCATGTACGCATCCTGCGCCGGGATGGCACTGTCGTGGAAGCGGAAACGTCGGCCGTGCCCTTTCGGCAGGGGCTGCGCGATGGCGCTTTGGTCTTCGCGCGCGACATCAGTGAGCAACTGCGGGCGGAACGCGAGATACGCGACCTCGCGCGCTTTCCCGGCGAAAACCCCAACCCGGTCATGCGGGTTGGCCAGGATATGGTGCTGCTGCACGCCAATAGGTCCAGCGGCGTCTTCCTCGACTGTTTCGGTGCGCGGCTGGGCAGCCCCTTCCCCGCGCCGTTCGCCCAGGTGGTGGCCGAGGCCCTGCGCACCTGGACCGTGCAGAGCTTCGAGGCCGAATGCTGCGACCGCATCTACGCCATGACCGTGAACCCCATCGCCGATGGTGGCTACGCCAACATCTACGGCATGGACATCACCGAACGGAAGAACGCCGAGCGTGAACTGATCAACGCGCGCGAGACGGCGGAAACCGCCACCAGGGCCAAGAGCGCCTTTCTGGCCAACATGAGCCACGAACTGCGTACCCCCATGAATGGCGTGCTGGGCATGCTGCAACTGCTGGACGCCACCCCTCTGGACCCGGAGCAGCGCGGCTACGTGCAGGTGGCCCACGCGGCGGGCAGC
Proteins encoded in this window:
- the ribB gene encoding 3,4-dihydroxy-2-butanone-4-phosphate synthase; the encoded protein is MNQPSPTPVQAGTTGPPLHHVTPVPQAGTAPQPCLAPLATVEQALDALRAGRGILVVDDEDRENEGDMIFAAQTLTEAQMALLIREGSGIVCLCLTDAHADALDLPPMVACNTSRAGTAFTVTIEAAEGVTTGVSAADRVATVKAAAAPGARPEHLHRPGHVFPLRARPGGVLERRGHTEATVDLMRLAGLSPCGVLCELTNPDGTMARLPDVRAFGARQDMPVLTVQALARWRALHDADGTVRGVHDGGAIRKGAGMV
- a CDS encoding YhjD/YihY/BrkB family envelope integrity protein; its protein translation is MHGTTLRDRARRVRRYVTSDVWLERAETGPPARRGLIWLLRRAFLAALGFVDDQCLLRASALTMTFVLSMVPFLAVVFSITKGLGVHNAEVTQMLLLRLAAGNPDTVARILEYVERTSAGRMGAVSAAFLLVTAGMLMANIERSFNAIWKVRQGRSPWRKFTDFFSVMLVCPLLMGTAVTLGASLRSGRVLGRLLEVAPVGAAYLLLLKLVPLFMVFVVLLFLYSYIPNTRVRPRAAMAGALLAAMAWQGAEYAYMAWQARFASYGLIYGSFAQVPLFLMWLYVSWAVVLFGVEVCHAVQNAPTFEKHLRAGRVSRLERDRLAVLAMLLLTRAFVRGTGAVPGHRMAALLDAPDHVLDDVLDRLAREGMVVRVCDDAPAWVLGMPPDELRIADVLLALAGRTRGEGEERVATAFEFINDTLARLAGDMAASPANTTLRAYHDTTLPDWFDAAPPGAPETPENAPAAAWGGAGNGADEDAAADETHGPTLPELLHAAVDGGTSAADDVSEANGTNGANGADGGGTGGTGNARKGDPPGSGRV
- a CDS encoding PAS domain S-box protein, which encodes MLFALMLPLAALVLQWVLWDYIRPYVWFLFYPAVFFASWAGGLAGGIVATLLSALLVLFFFIPPILSFMVAEPVGVVSVAMFLGMGLLFSLGNQRLHDAVRRATQALERQQAERAEADETGARLRAANAELAARCARADEQDALKTRFFANISHELRTPLTLLLGPLEQLLAETEEGDARRHALGTMLRNAQLLHQHVDDMLDLSRVDAGAMQLRYAEADLSALTRIICAYFDTLAAQRGMRYGVQAPLRLDAQVDADKYRRILLNLLSNAFKFTPDGGSVSVTLERQGGEALLSVSDDGPGVPAHLRGAVFERYRQSGEGARGLHGGSGLGLAIVKEFAELHGGFASAEQGAEGGALFLVQLPLAAPPGVEVAAAEPLAGPGSHADGHGWLASGPLPQQATAQDRDGGLVLVVEDNRDMIAYIVDILRPHHKVAVAFDGEEGLRKALDLRPDLIVCDVMMPRVDGQRMVEQLRRYPGMADVPVLMLTAKADDDLRVHLLHGAVQGYIQKPFTAAGLLASVHAELRDRARHKAELDESETRFRATFEQAAMGLALVAPDGSWLRVNGKLCAIVGYSPEELAGLRFQDITHPEHLDSDLIQMRRVLAGTIDSYSLEKRYLRKGGEPVWVNLTVALVRKPDGTPDYFISVVEDIQQRKTFERRLAESEERFRQVVEHAPEAIFLQKEGRFAYANPAARALFGVDDPKEIMGRGVLDFIHPDDREVVTQRIRALNEKLRAVGQGHVRILRRDGTVVEAETSAVPFRQGLRDGALVFARDISEQLRAEREIRDLARFPGENPNPVMRVGQDMVLLHANRSSGVFLDCFGARLGSPFPAPFAQVVAEALRTWTVQSFEAECCDRIYAMTVNPIADGGYANIYGMDITERKNAERELINARETAETATRAKSAFLANMSHELRTPMNGVLGMLQLLDATPLDPEQRGYVQVAHAAGSNLTRLLGDLLDLARVESGRLTIHEEPFDFAGLAQEVLAVLRPEADRKDIVLEAAVDGVPQALLGDPLRIRQMLLNIVGNAVKFTDQGNVRLLARFKPPAAGPSGPSGPSGSSKSAGPGERGGRGTLCIDVEDTGIGIPGGMLDTIFEPFTQVEDAVTRRHGGAGLGLSIVRRMVDLMEGEVSMASVEGRGTTVALRLPVAETDRVPEMEQPRNGLSDVSVHQGRLLLAEDDHVNRLTVLWMLEKLGYEAEAVGDGAAALKALREGRFDAVLMDVQMPVMDGLQATAAIRNATDLPGGPKVPVIALTAYAMEGDRERLLAAGMDDYIEKPVDVQALRRVLSRFVGVFTEPTEPHDRPHDMPHDRPHDRPNDARNGPPDAPEGTDAPGKP
- a CDS encoding lytic murein transglycosylase, coding for MPLAQGVRHAPQASQTPQSPQAHQALQASDTPGGTGGWAGRAALWRALASAALCALLLAGCSGTRQAAAPESVVTPPAPGEVRVESAQPTPEAPPASGRPAPCWNPLLGRLAADGVSGGRIDALFVQLGDAVSPDPMGRKVKELYTTKFLRPEPQPVPPGQKPKPVRPPMYPGVVTDENAARCRAFLAENARWFSLAESRYGVPREVAVSLLFVETRLGTALGKGNAFRNLAAMAAADTPDMVSGYIAALPGAGDNLDWISQRMRQKSDWAYQELKALIRHADALGQDPLTMPGSIYGAVGICQFMPTNIPAYGVDGDGDGRVDLFAVGDAVFSLSSYLNRHGWQPGMRRDARYNVLKRYNNSAAYANTILALAEKVAGQPAKPGQPAKPGQAGKAATAQPKAQATPAQPAKASATASVVQ
- a CDS encoding sigma-54 dependent transcriptional regulator, yielding MRILIVDDNLPSLQSLSLVLHDLGYEPTPFEDPVAALAEARTTWFPLIITDIRMPGMDGLTLLSHLKEDPSTAEADVVLITGHGDMETAVEALRRGAYDYLNKPINARELAAVVERCAEHQALIMENRELREHLDEAVEQRADALRRELESARTRLRQVAGIGEVVAASPAMSALLDETRVFHAEPSVPVLIEGETGTGKEVVARLIHYGESGNDTPFIALNCAAIPHELFEAELFGHEAGAYTGSRAGGAPGKLELAGGGTLFLDEVAEMPLSLQPKLLRVLEERCFYRLGGVKRREFKARVVCAGNRDLSAMVEAGQFRRDLYHRLRVGHLRIPPLRERPEDIPVLAGLFLQREAVRKKKRFTALSPDALRLLGRHPWTGNVRELENSVERAVLLHDGPALTARHLGFLDDHGPTEVPSPAPGANATPGVWRLDPDNLTLPEAPFDVEALVDGLVRKAVERFGGNKSRAAAHLGISRFALHRRLAK
- a CDS encoding ATP-binding protein, yielding MHASDDHAAQPVPSEGDDASPAPDAPRFASAPAGDGFPGGLTVAGRVMRLPRRLPLPVGALLAQIADVPGGPPTIPKKSPDPTASSGSSGPSGASGASGMSGHQTPHEATSMGGFSYAASVILPQTGWSAREFLPRLVGELSSPGNLSVLEREMHRQAAGAPTPYSLSLRGETGTPVELLVTPRPLRGVAFGASAGSGAAGGSEPGGEGTVLCATLTATPLPNLSSEGPAPAWSERTRLLNLLDRLPAYVVLLGPDYSIRYENRGFRQLFGPGVGRPCYEVIRGQNRPCALCPPFDVFDSRTLCVCEWACPERRSAFRIYSYPFEDVDGSPLVLKLGIDITSGVRAQEALSISEERYRSITDNLTLGIAVLDRALGITASNPRLREWFGETAAPGGLLCRMLTEHCGEDNSRCPGCACLATFRDGRTHEWRLETTAHTGGRRSYRLTSCPILAGDGGVDSVIVMLEDETDRLRVEERLQRARKLEAMGTLATGIAHEINQPLSALQLYAGSLEMLAEKDRAPDRETLLARLSLILGEATRIRDIIDHMRALVAHGDAALSPTQVEAAVDRALGLVGAQLRAHQVTVERVLPPDLPTVRANPVQLEQVVINLVVNAMHALDAREPADGQDRRIRIEAAYRPVRRGGADPSDRTDRPDRTDRPDSGDGQGAHPPDGEAPAGRVLLTVADNGPGLQGLEDRVFDPFFTTKDPHKGLGLGLAIVHSFVESWGGEISVSGGEPPMTGAAFTLALRQATPSEPPAEK